The following are encoded together in the Cynocephalus volans isolate mCynVol1 chromosome 4, mCynVol1.pri, whole genome shotgun sequence genome:
- the LOC134377082 gene encoding igE-binding protein-like, with protein LSDKVRKKVQAAFPVFEVEGGGRVHAPVEYTQIKDLAEAVRKYGVNANFTLVMLERFAGVAMTPADWQMLAKAALPTMGQYMEWKALWHEAAQAQARANAAALTPEQRDWTFDMLTGQGPFAADQTAFPWGAYVQVSSTAIKAWKALPKKGEASGQLTNIIQGPQEPFSDFVARMTEAAGRIFGDPDQAAPLVEQLIFEQATQECRAAIAPRKGKGVQDWLRVCRELGGPLTNAGLAAAILQSQRLPRQGQPRQGRNQRVCFKCGQPGHLKKDCQAPDRDKGPQSTDSLCSRCSKGYHKAALCRSVRDIKGRLLPPLTEQHQVVQKNVKMGPRSQGPHKYGDKANQSRGEREESLSEDTQDWTCTPPPTSY; from the coding sequence ctctctgataaagtgaggaaaaaggttcaagctgccttcccagtttttgaggttgagggcggagggagagttcatgcccccgtcgagtacacccaaattaaggatctagcagaggcggttagaaaatatggtgtaaatgccaattttactctagtaatgctagaaaggtttgctggtgtggctatgacacccgctgactggcaaatgttggctaaggcagcgctccctaccatgggtcaatacatggaatggaaggcgctatggcatgaggctgcacaagctcaagccagggcaaacgctgctgcactgacccccgagcagcgagattggacctttgatatgttaacaggccagggcccatttgccgctgatcagacggctttcccatggggtgcttatgttcaagtttctagcactgccattaaggcttggaaggcactccccaaaaaaggggaagcttctgggcAACTTACTAAtatcattcagggacctcaggaaccattctcagattttgtggctcgaatgacagaagcagcggggcgcatctttggggaccctgatcaggctgcgcctcttgttgaacaactgatttttgagcaggcgacccaggaatgccgcgcggccatagcgcccagaaaaggtaaaggtgtacaggattggctcagagtttgtcgagaactcgggggacccctgaccaatgcagggctggcagctgccatcctccagtcgcagagactgcctagacagggacagccaagacaggggcggaaccagagagtttgttttaaatgcggtcaaccgggacatttaaaaaaggactgccAAGCCCCGGACAGGGATAAGGGCCCCCAGAGTACAGACTCCCTCTGTTCCCGCTGTTCCAAGGGATATCATAAGGCTGCTCTCTGCCGTTCCGTTAGAGATATCAAAGGGCGACTCCTTCCGCCGCTCACAGAACAACACCAAGTGGTTCAAAAAAACGTGAAGATGGGCCCCCGTTCCCAGGGCCCCCACAAGTATGGGGACAAGGCCAACCAGAgtcgaggagaaagggaggagagcctGTCGGAAGACACACAGGATTGGACCTGCACGCCTCCTCCGACTTCTTATTAA